A DNA window from Iodobacter ciconiae contains the following coding sequences:
- the motA gene encoding flagellar motor stator protein MotA — protein MFVIIGYVFMCVCILGAYVVHGGHLAVFWQPSEIVIIFGGAIGGMIAAQGAKGMKQTVAALPLLFKNTPYTKPFFMDLFAMMFEILSKVRKEGLMSIETDIEDPHSSPIISKYPSIEKDHHLTEFLCDYLRLMVGGNLNSMEIENLMDVELEAHHADAHVAVDAITKLADGLPAFGIVAAVMGVVHVMGSLHLPPPALGELIGAALVGTFMGIWLAYGFVGPLATVLEKQGAATSIAFQAVKVTLLASLNGYAPQVAVEFGRKALSGSDRPSFKELEEHVKSAKGK, from the coding sequence TATTTTGGCAACCCTCTGAAATTGTTATTATTTTTGGGGGAGCAATTGGCGGGATGATTGCCGCTCAGGGTGCCAAGGGGATGAAGCAAACGGTTGCTGCGCTGCCTCTGTTATTTAAAAATACGCCATATACCAAGCCTTTTTTTATGGACTTATTTGCCATGATGTTCGAGATTCTTTCCAAGGTGCGAAAAGAAGGCTTGATGTCGATTGAAACAGATATTGAAGATCCTCACTCCAGCCCGATTATTTCCAAATATCCTTCCATTGAAAAAGATCATCACCTCACTGAATTTCTCTGCGATTACCTGCGTTTAATGGTGGGGGGAAATTTGAATTCGATGGAAATTGAAAATCTGATGGATGTGGAATTAGAAGCTCACCATGCCGATGCGCATGTCGCGGTGGATGCAATCACCAAGCTGGCTGACGGTTTGCCCGCTTTTGGTATTGTGGCTGCGGTTATGGGCGTTGTGCACGTAATGGGATCGCTGCACTTGCCGCCGCCTGCTTTGGGTGAGCTGATTGGTGCCGCGCTGGTCGGTACATTTATGGGGATTTGGCTGGCTTACGGCTTTGTAGGGCCCTTGGCAACCGTGCTGGAAAAACAAGGTGCAGCAACAAGTATTGCATTTCAGGCGGTAAAGGTGACTTTACTGGCCAGCCTGAATGGCTATGCGCCGCAAGTTGCCGTTGAGTTTGGCCGCAAAGCCCTTAGCGGTAGTGATCGTCCAAGCTTTAAAGAGTTAGAAGAGCATGTAAAGAGTGCCAAGGGTAAGTAA
- the motB gene encoding flagellar motor protein MotB, translating into MSDDSQRPIVVKRIKKGGHGHHGGAWKIAYADFVTAMMAFFLLMWLLGSVSKGTMKGITSYFANPLKVSMSGGDGAGDATSLIKGGGNDLTKQTGQVKNGDVVAAKDKKRLSELKQKFEALMANKIKENSKLAQFKNQLKLDMVAEGLRIQIVDEQNRPMFKSGSSDLESFSRDMLREIAEFLNEVPNAVSLSGHTDSSRFAGGDEGYSNWELSADRANASRRELIAGGLSDKKILRVNGFGDVVPLDTANIYNPVNRRISIVVLNHDAEDNIRQQAGKSQEEASAVAEKTGK; encoded by the coding sequence ATGAGCGACGATTCACAACGCCCCATCGTGGTCAAACGAATTAAAAAAGGCGGCCATGGTCATCATGGCGGGGCCTGGAAAATTGCCTATGCCGATTTTGTAACAGCGATGATGGCTTTCTTTTTACTAATGTGGCTGCTGGGCTCTGTATCCAAAGGGACGATGAAAGGGATTACCAGCTATTTTGCTAATCCGCTAAAAGTATCTATGTCTGGAGGGGATGGGGCTGGTGATGCAACCTCTTTGATTAAAGGCGGTGGAAATGATTTAACTAAGCAGACTGGGCAGGTTAAAAATGGTGATGTAGTTGCTGCAAAAGATAAAAAACGTTTATCCGAGCTTAAACAGAAGTTTGAAGCTTTGATGGCTAATAAAATTAAAGAAAATTCCAAGCTGGCTCAGTTTAAAAACCAATTGAAACTTGATATGGTGGCAGAGGGTTTAAGAATTCAGATCGTGGATGAACAAAATCGGCCCATGTTTAAATCAGGCAGTTCAGATCTCGAATCCTTTAGTCGTGATATGCTGCGTGAAATCGCTGAATTTCTTAATGAAGTACCTAATGCAGTTTCCTTGTCCGGGCATACTGATTCATCCCGTTTTGCAGGGGGGGATGAGGGGTACAGTAATTGGGAATTGTCAGCCGATCGGGCTAATGCCTCACGTCGAGAATTAATTGCAGGTGGCTTGTCCGATAAAAAAATATTGCGTGTGAATGGTTTTGGTGATGTAGTTCCCCTTGATACGGCTAACATTTATAATCCGGTTAATCGGCGTATTAGTATTGTGGTATTAAATCATGATGCTGAAGATAATATTCGCCAGCAGGCGGGGAAAAGCCAGGAAGAGGCCTCTGCTGTTGCAGAAAAGACGGGTAAATGA
- a CDS encoding class I SAM-dependent methyltransferase: protein MTQALRFVLIQLSAIVLSATIVGLVRWPAIIWAVLVAGMSFMASLRWHDGKWWRYIHLVFPFVVLLALFLPVDPLWYLAALVLSWMLFGGVLRNRVPLYLSNTQALERLAEQVPQGARLLDLGAGTGTVLAWFVYHRPDVQADGIEFSWLPWLFGRLRLARSSAGWLHGDAFAADLAAYDVVYAYLSPEPMSLLWEKAQKEMRPGSLLISNSFDIPNAPPARVCDIGDWKGSRLLVWKI from the coding sequence ATGACACAGGCCCTGCGCTTTGTCTTGATTCAATTAAGCGCTATAGTACTGAGCGCAACGATAGTTGGCCTTGTTCGATGGCCAGCAATCATCTGGGCAGTTTTGGTCGCAGGCATGTCGTTTATGGCATCTTTGCGCTGGCACGATGGAAAATGGTGGCGCTATATTCATCTTGTTTTCCCGTTTGTTGTATTGCTGGCACTGTTTCTTCCGGTTGATCCACTTTGGTACCTGGCCGCTTTGGTTTTGAGCTGGATGCTGTTTGGCGGCGTATTGCGCAATAGAGTGCCGCTCTATCTAAGTAATACCCAGGCTTTGGAGCGGCTGGCAGAGCAGGTACCACAGGGTGCGCGGCTACTGGATTTAGGAGCTGGCACGGGGACTGTACTGGCATGGTTTGTCTATCACCGCCCCGATGTACAGGCAGATGGTATTGAATTTTCCTGGCTTCCCTGGTTGTTTGGTCGCTTGCGTTTAGCCCGAAGCAGTGCGGGCTGGTTGCACGGTGATGCATTTGCCGCCGACTTAGCTGCTTATGATGTAGTTTATGCCTATTTGTCACCTGAACCGATGAGCTTGCTCTGGGAGAAAGCGCAAAAAGAAATGCGGCCCGGTAGCTTATTAATTAGCAATAGCTTTGATATTCCCAATGCGCCCCCCGCCCGCGTATGTGATATTGGAGATTGGAAAGGCAGCAGACTTTTGGTATGGAAAATCTAG
- a CDS encoding HDOD domain-containing protein produces the protein MENLAPPPATSNVAWLAYWARRSLPILQSSREQLLLALRRADRFSPADLADIVLRDPLLTAQALRYINQRQKNSLAADITTVNGIVMLMGVTPFIEYFIRQPILEDVLQSHPLTIARIHKCVADSRFCAKLAREFASERYDAHLDEVFISALLSRMPEILELLAHDIDPAAPPGRDEAYALLAAWSLPLALDALLSQEPSSPRQLLQQATLQLAHLLDRGWWQPEVAIGLRTMAEILNTSVDDIWQRVNRLMLQYARNEPQKQGWPAARWLPMLPGEWPQPAVAPQAVVPVVTKDILAERMQALHLAGAQGAPANQIMTLAVRALAEGLGMRRILFALMVTGENAVKARFAHGIEPADPARQLHIKLDEPHLLTRLMLKQQSIWLNSANAASLEPMLPAGFRNQVGRGEFCAMSIFVGDKAVGIIYADRHGGDSITDAHYQHFKQIGLLTSRALSHHPAQHR, from the coding sequence ATGGAAAATCTAGCTCCCCCACCCGCTACAAGTAATGTCGCCTGGCTGGCCTACTGGGCTCGTCGCAGCCTGCCTATTTTGCAGTCCAGCCGTGAGCAGTTGCTTCTGGCACTGCGTCGCGCTGATCGCTTCAGCCCGGCTGATTTAGCCGACATTGTTTTAAGAGATCCTCTGCTTACCGCTCAGGCACTGCGCTATATTAATCAGCGGCAAAAAAATAGTCTGGCAGCCGATATCACAACCGTTAATGGGATTGTGATGCTGATGGGGGTGACTCCATTTATTGAGTATTTTATCCGGCAGCCCATTTTAGAAGACGTCCTGCAAAGCCACCCGCTTACCATTGCCCGTATACACAAATGTGTTGCCGATAGCCGTTTTTGTGCAAAGCTGGCGAGAGAGTTTGCCAGTGAGCGCTATGATGCGCATCTGGATGAGGTTTTTATCTCTGCTTTACTCAGCCGTATGCCGGAAATTCTGGAACTTCTGGCTCACGATATTGATCCTGCCGCACCTCCTGGGCGGGATGAGGCCTATGCTTTGCTGGCCGCCTGGTCGTTACCCCTGGCACTGGATGCTTTATTGTCACAGGAACCTTCCTCTCCAAGGCAGCTTTTGCAGCAGGCCACATTGCAATTGGCTCATTTGTTGGATCGTGGCTGGTGGCAGCCCGAGGTAGCTATCGGTTTGCGCACTATGGCTGAAATATTAAATACTTCGGTCGATGATATCTGGCAAAGAGTCAACCGATTAATGCTGCAATACGCGCGAAATGAGCCTCAGAAACAAGGCTGGCCAGCAGCCCGCTGGTTGCCCATGCTGCCAGGTGAATGGCCTCAGCCTGCAGTTGCACCGCAGGCGGTGGTACCTGTAGTAACTAAAGATATCCTGGCAGAAAGAATGCAAGCACTTCATCTGGCGGGGGCTCAGGGGGCGCCTGCCAATCAGATTATGACGCTGGCGGTGCGCGCTTTAGCTGAAGGGTTGGGTATGCGCCGTATTCTTTTTGCGCTGATGGTAACTGGGGAAAACGCTGTTAAAGCGCGCTTTGCCCATGGTATAGAGCCAGCCGACCCCGCACGGCAGCTGCATATCAAACTGGATGAGCCACATTTACTGACGCGGCTTATGTTAAAGCAGCAAAGTATCTGGCTAAATTCAGCTAATGCCGCAAGTCTGGAGCCTATGCTGCCAGCTGGTTTTCGTAATCAGGTCGGCCGGGGAGAGTTTTGCGCAATGTCCATCTTCGTGGGGGACAAAGCGGTAGGAATTATCTATGCAGACCGGCATGGCGGTGACAGTATCACAGATGCGCATTATCAGCATTTTAAGCAGATTGGTTTACTGACCAGTCGCGCTCTATCTCATCACCCCGCTCAGCATCGCTGA
- a CDS encoding TrmH family RNA methyltransferase translates to MLVISSRQNPFFKSLLKLSSSRRERKKTRQTLLDGTHLLLALADAGGVLERIILTPSARENTEVQILLQRFTAAQTVLDEALFAELSDLPSTTGVMGLYAIPSVAAARECGFCLLLDGVQDPGNVGTILRSAVAFGVDQVLLADECADIWSPKVLRAGMGAHFVLEMLEHADLLSFAGRFSGDVAVTTLESAVPPYAANLAGDLALVLGSEGAGVSQALQDMASLKLTIPMSGQIESLNVAAAAAILCYERQRQVSLI, encoded by the coding sequence ATGCTTGTTATTTCTTCCCGTCAGAATCCTTTTTTTAAGTCTTTATTGAAACTTTCCAGTAGCCGCCGTGAGCGAAAAAAAACCAGGCAGACCCTGCTTGATGGTACACATCTTTTGTTGGCTTTGGCGGATGCAGGCGGGGTATTGGAGAGAATCATTTTAACGCCATCAGCGCGTGAAAACACCGAAGTGCAGATACTTTTGCAGCGTTTTACTGCGGCACAAACTGTATTAGATGAAGCTTTGTTTGCCGAGCTGAGTGATTTGCCCAGTACCACGGGCGTGATGGGGCTCTATGCTATTCCTTCTGTCGCCGCAGCACGTGAATGTGGTTTTTGCCTGTTGCTGGACGGGGTGCAAGATCCTGGTAATGTGGGCACTATTTTGCGGTCTGCAGTGGCGTTTGGTGTAGATCAGGTACTGCTCGCAGATGAGTGTGCTGATATCTGGTCGCCCAAAGTTCTGCGGGCAGGGATGGGGGCGCACTTTGTATTGGAAATGCTGGAGCATGCCGATTTACTTTCTTTTGCTGGTAGATTTTCCGGTGATGTGGCTGTGACGACTCTGGAGAGCGCTGTACCTCCTTATGCCGCAAATTTAGCGGGTGATCTGGCTCTGGTTCTTGGGTCGGAAGGTGCTGGCGTTTCGCAAGCCTTGCAAGATATGGCCAGCCTGAAACTAACTATTCCTATGAGCGGGCAGATTGAATCATTAAATGTGGCCGCTGCCGCTGCAATTCTTTGTTATGAGCGGCAAAGGCAAGTCAGCCTGATATAG
- a CDS encoding carbonic anhydrase: MRYSALMMCLTITFAIATEPSHKAPVPAHKTEKPDAESASNEAPAPEIIPIPHSAPTGKHGIPAPGRRSSSTHITKKRSTTAHNPSPAPSVHGAPHAGGHWGYEEGNTGPSSWGNMSPSFSLCTEGKEQSPINITTSYAQEMEKIKFSYGMSRITVLNNGHTIQLNIDPGSFIEIMGSKYQLLQFHFHTPSEEAIGGIRYPMVAHLVHKSEEGKLAVVAALIQQGTQDNPLIETLWDKMPSEHNETRTFDKLTYSPAALLPLDQSFYTFMGSLTTPPCSEGVRWLIMKNPLSISARQIARFRKEFPMNARPIQSINARNVMEGM, encoded by the coding sequence ATGCGCTACTCCGCACTCATGATGTGCCTGACTATTACGTTTGCCATTGCCACCGAGCCCAGCCATAAAGCACCGGTCCCTGCTCATAAAACTGAAAAGCCCGACGCAGAATCCGCCAGCAATGAAGCCCCCGCCCCTGAAATAATCCCCATCCCCCATTCTGCTCCTACTGGAAAACATGGCATTCCAGCACCCGGCCGCCGTAGCAGCAGCACCCACATCACAAAGAAACGCAGTACTACGGCACACAATCCATCTCCCGCGCCGAGTGTACACGGAGCGCCTCATGCAGGCGGGCACTGGGGCTACGAAGAAGGCAATACCGGCCCCAGCAGCTGGGGCAATATGAGTCCTTCATTTTCACTATGCACCGAGGGGAAAGAACAATCACCCATCAATATTACGACCAGCTATGCGCAAGAAATGGAAAAAATTAAATTCAGCTATGGCATGAGCAGAATTACCGTCCTTAATAACGGGCACACCATCCAGCTTAATATTGATCCGGGCAGCTTTATTGAAATAATGGGCAGTAAATATCAGCTCCTGCAATTTCACTTTCACACTCCAAGCGAAGAAGCCATCGGCGGAATACGCTATCCAATGGTTGCACACCTGGTGCATAAAAGTGAGGAAGGCAAGCTGGCTGTTGTTGCTGCACTTATTCAACAAGGAACACAGGACAATCCGCTCATTGAAACACTCTGGGACAAAATGCCTAGTGAACACAATGAGACACGAACATTTGATAAACTGACATACAGCCCTGCCGCACTACTTCCTCTGGATCAGTCTTTTTATACCTTTATGGGGTCTCTCACGACCCCCCCATGCTCCGAAGGTGTGCGCTGGTTGATCATGAAAAACCCACTTAGTATTTCTGCGCGGCAGATTGCGCGATTTCGCAAAGAGTTCCCAATGAACGCGAGGCCAATTCAATCAATCAACGCAAGAAATGTGATGGAGGGAATGTGA
- a CDS encoding PilZ domain-containing protein — protein MNPLPVPDGVHFHAHLPLAWHGLLQQSAFEATRYLAVLAEFESNNDERGHAQDALHAKLDLMLLWTAKNASHSLPPPKEVIVGLETIAWRDTAALPVGVHGVLAISLSHVFPFSLQLPAQIMGCTVAEHGYVLTARLLLQEEALRDWFERTVFRNHRRIVHAERGMQI, from the coding sequence ATGAATCCACTACCTGTTCCTGATGGCGTACATTTTCACGCCCATTTACCACTTGCGTGGCATGGTTTGTTGCAGCAAAGCGCTTTTGAAGCAACGCGCTATCTTGCGGTACTGGCCGAGTTCGAGTCAAATAATGATGAGCGCGGTCATGCACAGGATGCTTTGCACGCCAAGCTGGACTTGATGCTTCTGTGGACTGCAAAAAATGCGAGTCATAGCCTTCCGCCGCCCAAAGAGGTTATCGTTGGCCTGGAAACAATTGCATGGCGGGATACCGCTGCTTTGCCAGTTGGCGTGCATGGTGTGCTTGCTATTAGCCTTTCACATGTATTTCCTTTTTCCTTGCAGTTGCCTGCCCAAATTATGGGTTGCACGGTAGCGGAGCACGGATATGTGCTGACTGCACGCCTGTTGTTGCAGGAAGAAGCTTTGCGTGACTGGTTCGAGCGCACTGTTTTCAGAAACCACCGCCGTATTGTGCATGCAGAGCGCGGGATGCAAATATGA
- the ung gene encoding uracil-DNA glycosylase, with amino-acid sequence MMILPAEWQLLVGDVLQSTKWQQLSVFLDAELAAGKVIYPKQSRWFAALESVLPEHVKVVVLGQDPYHGAGQAHGLSFSVPVGVKPPPSLVNIFKEQTRDLGHTPPQHGNLQSWATQGVLLLNSVLTVEADKAASHAGQGWEELTDALIKSLAEQHSHIVFMLWGAYAKKKQALIDAGHHCILCSAHPSPLSAHRGFIGNGHFSAANRYLLAQGKSGIDWKISG; translated from the coding sequence ATGATGATATTGCCAGCTGAATGGCAGCTTTTAGTCGGTGATGTGTTGCAAAGCACAAAATGGCAGCAGCTAAGCGTGTTTCTGGATGCGGAGCTTGCCGCAGGCAAGGTTATTTACCCGAAACAATCACGGTGGTTTGCGGCGCTTGAATCTGTCCTGCCCGAGCACGTCAAAGTAGTTGTGCTCGGGCAGGATCCCTATCATGGCGCTGGACAGGCACACGGCTTGAGCTTTTCTGTGCCTGTCGGGGTTAAGCCTCCCCCCTCTTTAGTCAATATCTTTAAAGAACAGACGCGCGATCTGGGTCATACCCCTCCTCAGCATGGCAATCTTCAATCATGGGCCACGCAGGGAGTTTTGCTGCTTAATAGCGTTTTAACCGTTGAAGCAGATAAAGCCGCATCGCACGCCGGGCAGGGCTGGGAAGAGCTGACCGATGCTTTAATTAAATCGCTGGCCGAGCAGCATAGTCATATCGTTTTTATGCTTTGGGGGGCTTATGCGAAAAAGAAGCAAGCCTTAATTGATGCTGGCCATCATTGCATCCTGTGCTCGGCTCATCCTTCACCGCTATCGGCTCATCGCGGGTTTATTGGGAATGGGCATTTTTCGGCGGCAAATCGCTATTTACTTGCGCAGGGTAAATCAGGCATTGATTGGAAAATTAGCGGGTGA
- a CDS encoding glycoside hydrolase family 9 protein — protein sequence MKILLNHLGFELAGQKIAIIDAPADFAARHFSVYHSESRELAFSGEIQQSGGVDHWGAGQWHYWVADFSALDAEGEYFLVVGGINPPLVSHTFSIAKKLFSEQILSDIVHYIKGQRCTGLYDKADRSRPKWGGEERRDVHGGWYDASGDCSKYLSHLSFANFMNPQQTPQVVWNLLDGLAQLPPQSKWFNERMVDEVLHGADYLVRMQDPAGYFYMTVFDQWSKDENRRDICAYETQKGEKFACYQAGYRQGGGVAIAALARASALQRDGEFSRAFYLQAAQRGFAHLEQYNIEYLDNGVENIIDDYCALLAACELLEVSGDAVYADAAVRRVLNLLERQTAEGWFKADAAGERSYFHAAEAGLPYIALMRFVEVVPSSPLVGRIREALRCAFEYEYKITFASVNNPFGYPRQFVKQAGEAGCEQFFIPHNNGTGYWWQGENARLGSLAAASVRAQVFFVDDLSLVTKLIKYEQAALDWLLGANPFDACMLQGWGRNNPRYEVGFYNAPGGVCNGITSGLDNENDIDFRKSEIATMANSWRWTEQWMPHGAWLFLALSTRIGKN from the coding sequence TTGAAAATACTATTGAATCACCTTGGTTTTGAATTGGCAGGGCAAAAAATCGCCATTATTGATGCACCTGCTGATTTTGCAGCGCGCCATTTTAGTGTGTATCACAGCGAGAGCCGCGAGCTGGCTTTTTCGGGTGAGATTCAGCAAAGCGGTGGCGTGGATCATTGGGGGGCTGGGCAATGGCATTACTGGGTAGCTGATTTTTCTGCTCTGGATGCTGAGGGCGAGTATTTTCTGGTGGTGGGTGGTATCAATCCCCCTCTGGTCTCGCACACCTTTAGTATTGCAAAAAAATTATTTTCTGAGCAAATTCTGTCGGATATCGTGCATTACATCAAAGGCCAGCGCTGCACCGGCTTGTATGATAAAGCGGATCGCAGTCGCCCCAAATGGGGTGGCGAAGAGCGTCGTGATGTGCATGGCGGCTGGTATGATGCTTCGGGGGATTGCTCCAAATACCTAAGCCATTTGTCTTTTGCCAACTTTATGAATCCGCAGCAAACGCCACAAGTGGTGTGGAATTTGCTTGATGGCCTGGCGCAATTGCCGCCGCAATCTAAATGGTTTAATGAAAGAATGGTCGATGAGGTCTTGCATGGCGCTGATTATTTAGTGCGTATGCAAGATCCGGCAGGTTATTTCTATATGACCGTGTTTGATCAATGGTCCAAAGACGAAAATCGCCGGGATATCTGCGCTTATGAAACGCAAAAAGGCGAGAAATTTGCCTGTTATCAGGCTGGCTATCGTCAGGGCGGTGGGGTAGCCATCGCTGCGTTGGCCCGCGCATCAGCCTTACAGCGCGATGGTGAATTCAGCCGTGCTTTCTATTTGCAAGCAGCACAGCGTGGCTTTGCTCATCTTGAGCAGTACAATATTGAATACCTAGATAATGGTGTCGAAAATATTATCGACGATTACTGCGCCTTGCTGGCCGCTTGTGAATTACTGGAAGTAAGTGGTGATGCAGTCTATGCAGATGCCGCTGTACGGCGGGTTTTAAATTTACTGGAGCGGCAAACAGCAGAGGGTTGGTTTAAAGCCGATGCAGCCGGGGAGCGTAGTTATTTTCACGCTGCGGAAGCAGGCTTGCCTTATATTGCGCTGATGCGTTTTGTCGAAGTTGTACCTAGCTCGCCTTTAGTTGGGCGGATTCGTGAAGCGCTGCGCTGTGCTTTTGAGTATGAATACAAAATCACCTTTGCCAGTGTCAATAACCCCTTTGGTTATCCGCGCCAGTTTGTAAAACAGGCTGGTGAAGCAGGGTGCGAGCAATTTTTTATTCCGCATAATAATGGTACGGGTTATTGGTGGCAGGGCGAGAACGCCCGTTTAGGCTCGCTTGCCGCAGCCAGTGTCCGTGCACAAGTTTTCTTTGTTGATGATTTGTCTCTAGTCACGAAATTGATAAAGTATGAGCAAGCTGCGCTGGACTGGTTGCTGGGCGCAAATCCTTTTGACGCCTGCATGTTGCAAGGCTGGGGTCGCAACAATCCACGCTATGAAGTTGGCTTTTATAATGCCCCGGGTGGTGTATGCAATGGTATTACCAGTGGCTTAGATAATGAAAACGATATTGATTTCAGAAAATCAGAAATAGCCACCATGGCAAATAGCTGGCGCTGGACAGAGCAATGGATGCCGCATGGTGCCTGGCTGTTTCTGGCACTAAGCACGCGAATTGGTAAAAACTAA
- the rfaD gene encoding ADP-glyceromanno-heptose 6-epimerase, with protein sequence MAIVVTGAAGFIGSNIIKGLNARGETEIIAVDDLALPDQFKNLVDCQISHYADKEDFIADLSEGHYDGEITAIFHEGACSDTMEHNGKYMMDNNYQYTLALFDWCQAEEVQFLYASSAATYGNGDHGFIESPDCEAPLNVYGYSKLLFDQVLRQRMNEITAQVVGFRYFNVYGPREQHKGRMASVAFHHFNQYREHGKVKLFGEYGGYGNGGHTRDFISVEDVVKANLWFLDNPDVCGIYNLGTGKSQPFNDVALAVVNTCREHEGKATLSLEEMITQGVLEYIDFPDSLKGKYQCFTEADTTLLRESGYDEDFLTVEEGVRRYVEVLLKK encoded by the coding sequence ATGGCAATCGTTGTTACCGGAGCTGCCGGTTTTATTGGTTCAAATATTATTAAAGGCCTGAATGCTCGTGGCGAAACCGAGATTATTGCTGTGGATGATTTGGCTTTGCCGGATCAATTTAAAAATCTGGTTGATTGCCAAATTAGCCATTACGCGGATAAAGAAGATTTTATTGCCGATTTAAGCGAAGGGCATTACGACGGCGAAATCACTGCTATTTTCCATGAGGGGGCTTGTTCAGATACGATGGAGCATAACGGAAAGTATATGATGGATAATAACTATCAATATACCTTGGCTCTGTTTGATTGGTGCCAAGCCGAAGAAGTGCAGTTTTTATATGCATCCAGTGCAGCTACTTATGGCAATGGTGATCATGGTTTTATTGAAAGCCCTGATTGTGAAGCTCCACTGAATGTATATGGTTATTCCAAGCTTTTATTCGACCAGGTGCTGCGCCAGCGTATGAATGAAATTACTGCACAGGTTGTGGGCTTTCGTTATTTTAATGTGTATGGGCCGCGTGAGCAGCATAAAGGCCGTATGGCTTCGGTGGCTTTTCACCATTTCAATCAATACCGTGAACACGGTAAAGTAAAATTATTTGGTGAGTATGGTGGTTACGGTAATGGTGGCCATACGCGCGATTTTATTTCTGTAGAAGATGTTGTTAAAGCCAACCTATGGTTTCTGGATAATCCCGATGTTTGCGGTATTTACAATTTGGGTACAGGTAAATCGCAGCCATTTAATGACGTAGCATTGGCGGTAGTTAATACTTGTCGTGAGCATGAAGGTAAAGCAACACTTAGCCTGGAAGAAATGATTACACAGGGTGTGCTGGAATATATTGATTTTCCGGATTCACTCAAAGGGAAGTATCAATGTTTTACCGAGGCCGATACTACCTTATTACGGGAGTCCGGCTACGATGAAGACTTTTTAACGGTGGAGGAGGGAGTGCGCCGTTATGTTGAAGTGTTATTGAAGAAATAA